A window from Drosophila kikkawai strain 14028-0561.14 chromosome 2L, DkikHiC1v2, whole genome shotgun sequence encodes these proteins:
- the mTTF gene encoding transcription termination factor, mitochondrial: MLRSLVRSLETAFQLNRPLNANAGPRLCFRRSLFSQIESHAVPRKSLLTGATTAPGGSETDNEYVPYRPELETGTKASVLVELLRERFRFSDAELKRIMTDDVVYRNYRGRSLALTLDTLHAEGVSRRSLVEYPWIIGQDSKRLELKLQLIKSMDITDINHFVPFLRLTVPRLRKLVSGLNSERSAMPQRNRVYYISDKLEVSPDLVAKYLSKRLFILEMPYEMFEKNLHHMIEYNVSPINILKDLWAFRYTPKAVQLRLERAKRAKKDKIMPWMVRCPEPILQRSLKLSLDELQVLGKFSSVVEYVAHRLGFTVSEAKGIMDRHPQVHTVRVTKIKEVIDYLIDEAQFTRFEVAQVPRVLCHSLKTTKKRIEELKSHGCRPSSLVIICRSKREYDKFLQHWVSHARDPEVVSGL; encoded by the exons ATGTTGCGAAGTCTCGTGCGCAGCTTGGAGACGGCCTTCCAGTTGAATAGGCCGTTGAATGCCAACGCAGGCCCGCGTCTCTGCTTCAGACGCTCGCTCTTTTCCCAGATTGAAAGCCATGCCGTTCCAAGGAAGTCTCTGTTGACGGGTGCGACGACGGCGCCTGGCGGCAGCGAGACCGACAACGAGTATGTGCCGTATCGGCCAGAGCTGGAGACGGGCACCAAGGCCAGCGTCCTGGTTGAATTGCTGCGGGAACGCTTCCGCTTCTCGGACGCAGAGCTAAAGCGGATCATGACCGACGATGTGGTGTATCGCAACTACCGCGGACGCTCCCTGGCCTTGACATTGGACACGCTGCATGCGGAAGGGGTTAGCAGGCGCAGTTTGGTTGAATATCCCTGGATAATAGGCCAGGACAGCA AACGCCTGGAGCTAAAGTTGCAGCTGATCAAGTCAATGGATATCACGGATATCAACCATTTCGTGCCTTTCCTGCGCCTCACTGTGCCACGCCTGCGTAAGCTGGTCAGCGGTCTGAACTCGGAGAGGAGCGCGATGCCGCAGAGGAACCGCGTCTACTACATCAGCGACAAGCTGGAAGTCAGTCCCGATCTCGTGGCCAAATACCTCTCGAAGCGACTCTTTATACTGGAGATGCCGTACGAAATGTTCGAGAAGAACCTCCATCACATGATTGAGTACAATGTGTCGCCGATTAACATCCTGAAGGATCTTTGGGCCTTTCGCTACACTCCCAAGGCTGTGCAGTTGCGGCTGGAGCGCGCGAAGCGGGCCAAAAAAGACAAGATTATGCCATGGATGGTGCGCTGCCCAGAGCCCATATTACAGCGTTCGCTGAAGTTGTCCCTGGACGAGCTGCAAGTGCTGGGCAAATTCTCCTCGGTGGTGGAGTATGTGGCGCATCGGCTGGGCTTTACTGTCAGCGAGGCTAAGGGGATTATGGACAGGCATCCGCAGGTGCATACCGTGCGGGTGACAAAG ATCAAGGAGGTGATCGACTATCTGATTGATGAGGCCCAATTTACGAGATTCGAGGTGGCCCAAGTGCCTCGTGTTCTGTGCCATAGCCTTAAGACCACCAAGAAACGAATAGAGGAGCTGAAGTCCCATGGCTGTCGACCCTCGTCCCTTGTCATCATCTGTCGCAGCAAGAGGGAGTATGATAAGTTCCTACAGCATTGGGTAAGCCATGCCAGAGATCCAGAAGTTGTTTCTGGGCTGTAA
- the l(2)34Fc gene encoding defense protein l(2)34Fc, protein MFRLLVIAACLAISVHAYSDGAPKTACPDLTPQHGAKLQTIKPPYSLSGPSHVRSGEKLKLTLGGDEFLGFMIQARDGQNRVVGQFQVVDADHSQTLSCSGNANTLTHRKVNKESPLTQLTFEWLPPAGYKGNVKFMATVVQSSFVYWVGRVTKDIDVEEP, encoded by the coding sequence ATGTTCCGTCTTCTGGTGATTGCCGCCTGCCTGGCCATCAGTGTCCACGCCTACTCGGACGGTGCCCCCAAGACCGCATGCCCGGATTTGACGCCCCAGCACGGCGCCAAGCTGCAGACCATTAAGCCCCCGTATAGCTTGTCCGGACCATCCCATGTACGCTCTGGCGAGAAACTCAAGTTGACTCTGGGCGGTGATGAATTCCTTGGCTTCATGATCCAAGCGCGCGACGGCCAGAATCGCGTGGTCGGTCAGTTCCAAGTGGTGGACGCCGATCACTCTCAGACCCTGAGCTGCTCAGGCAATGCCAACACCCTTACCCATCGGAAGGTCAATAAGGAGAGTCCCTTGACGCAGCTCACTTTTGAGTGGCTGCCGCCAGCAGGTTACAAGGGAAACGTCAAGTTTATGGCCACCGTGGTCCAGAGCAGCTTCGTCTACTGGGTGGGTCGCGTGACCAAGGACATCGATGTCGAGGAGCCATAG
- the LOC108077438 gene encoding uncharacterized protein isoform X3 gives MGAEQSALLACTQTGKPENFLELTNAEQFFSLQFEKMPKPATGPVTEALLYLVENLPEAKDNENGELEFSDGGESGFHSDFTCSTE, from the exons ATGGGAGCAGAGCAGTCAGCCTTGTTGGCCTGCACACAGACGGGAAAGCCTGAAAATTTTCTGGAGCTGACCAATGCAGAGCAATTCTTTAGTTTGCAATTTGAAAAGATGCCCAAGCCGGCGACTGGTCCGGTTACTGAAGCTCTTCTTTACTTGGTGGAGAACCTGCCCGAGGCAAAGGATA ATGAAAATGGAGAATTGGAGTTTAGCGATGGTGGGGAAAGCGGCTTCCATTCGGACTTTACCTGTTCAACAGAGTGA
- the LOC108077438 gene encoding uncharacterized protein isoform X2, with amino-acid sequence MGAEQSALLACTQTGKPENFLELTNAEQFFSLQFEKMPKPATGPVTEALLYLVENLPEAKDNLHLPPDENGELEFSDGGESGFHSDFTCSTE; translated from the exons ATGGGAGCAGAGCAGTCAGCCTTGTTGGCCTGCACACAGACGGGAAAGCCTGAAAATTTTCTGGAGCTGACCAATGCAGAGCAATTCTTTAGTTTGCAATTTGAAAAGATGCCCAAGCCGGCGACTGGTCCGGTTACTGAAGCTCTTCTTTACTTGGTGGAGAACCTGCCCGAGGCAAAGGATA ATTTGCATTTACCCCCAGATGAAAATGGAGAATTGGAGTTTAGCGATGGTGGGGAAAGCGGCTTCCATTCGGACTTTACCTGTTCAACAGAGTGA
- the LOC108077438 gene encoding uncharacterized protein isoform X1 has product MGAEQSALLACTQTGKPENFLELTNAEQFFSLQFEKMPKPATGPVTEALLYLVENLPEAKDITLENAEQDLHLPPDENGELEFSDGGESGFHSDFTCSTE; this is encoded by the exons ATGGGAGCAGAGCAGTCAGCCTTGTTGGCCTGCACACAGACGGGAAAGCCTGAAAATTTTCTGGAGCTGACCAATGCAGAGCAATTCTTTAGTTTGCAATTTGAAAAGATGCCCAAGCCGGCGACTGGTCCGGTTACTGAAGCTCTTCTTTACTTGGTGGAGAACCTGCCCGAGGCAAAGGATA TAACCCTTGAGAACGCTGAGCAAGATTTGCATTTACCCCCAGATGAAAATGGAGAATTGGAGTTTAGCGATGGTGGGGAAAGCGGCTTCCATTCGGACTTTACCTGTTCAACAGAGTGA
- the l(2)34Fd gene encoding nucleolar protein 10 — MFVNEVNDVKIYNLSAGKSVPDWLTDRRKRSQLKKKVDSRRQIELIQDFDMPGVCTSIRMSPDHQYILATGTYKPRVKCFEVSNLSIKFERCFDSEVTTFEVISDDYSKMVFLQCDRYVEIHAAHGRHYRLRIPRFGRDMKYHKPSCDMFIVGVGRDIYRLNLERGQFLQPFETDASCLNACDVNPEHHLLVAGTKEGTVEAWDPRTKQRCSTLDVAMKLPGVKDFPSVTALKFRNGLHMGVGTASGHVLIYDIRAKQPLLVKNHLNRLPIKRLAFNPSQNAVYSLDEATLKLWDEQTGKQIAYVESTTSFNDFCTIPDTGMFFLAQEDVNMLTYYVPAMGPAPRWCSFLDNLTEEIESEVVENVYDDYQFVTAKELAELGMEHLVGSNLLKGYMHGYFMDARLYNKAKAVVEPFAFDRFRKDKIRQEIESERKSRLQIESKLPKVNKELALKIMDEQANPSNSAKQRNVPNLLEDTRFKAMFENADFAVNKEAEEYRLLAPVLNRLDKSKAKELKKRVEVARVAELHADEAQPREESDNDEDLFGFEKSDGEKSEDSADDASSDDDDRREYVKEMKQAYKQVKRTRDEEEDEELEENGDHKQHEETPGSGTRPLTNGHSRAPPPTNGTINRFTMTALDKHQSGSAMQQRIKQASLQDRVRVMSQLEGQVTNVGRSLGNRQMTFEVNKQKKSQFHAKKREAALKKHREERRSIVRPIKSLRLKKVNFK, encoded by the exons ATGTTTGTTAACGAGGTCAACGATGTGAAGATCTACAACCTGAGCGCCGGCAAGTCGGTGCCGGAT TGGCTCACTGACCGACGAAAGCGGTCGCAGCTGAAGAAAAAGGTGGACTCGCGGCGCCAGATCGAGCTGATACAGGACTTTGATATGCCCGGCGTATGCACTAGCATCCGCATGAGCCCCGACCATCAGTACATCCTGGCCACGGGCACGTACAAGCCGCGCGTCAAGTGCTTCGAGGTTTCTAATCTGTCCATCAAGTTTGAGCGCTGCTTCGACTCCGAGGTGACCACGTTTGAGGTGATAAGCGACGACTACAGCAAGATGGTCTTCCTGCAGTGCGATCGCTACGTGGAAATACACGCCGCCCACGGTCGCCACTACAGACTGAGGATACCGCGCTTCGGGCGCGACATGAAGTACCACAAGCCCAGCTGCGACATGTTCATCGTGGGAGTGGGCAGG GATATTTACCGGCTTAATTTGGAGAGGGGACAGTTCCTTCAGCCTTTCGAAACGGACGCCAGCTGCCTAAACGCTTGCGATGTGAACCCAGAGCATCATCTTCTGGTGGCCGGCACCAAGGAGGGCACAGTGGAAGCCTGGGATCCCCGAACTAAGCAACGCTGTTCCACGCTAGATGTCGCCATGAAGCTGCCTGGCGTAAAGGACTTTCCCTCGGTCACAGCTCTGAAATTCCGTAATGGTCTGCATATGGGCGTGGGTACAGCCTCGGGTCATGTTCTGATCTACGACATCCGTGCCAAGCAGCCGCTGCTGGTGAAGAATCATCTAAATCGACTGCCCATCAAGCGACTGGCTTTTAATCCTTCCCAAAATGCCGTCTATAGCTTGGACGAGGCCACGTTGAAGCTGTGGGATGAGCAGACGGGCAAGCAGATTGCCTACGTTGAGTCCACGACATCCTTCAACGATTTCTGCACCATCCCCGACACGGGCATGTTCTTCTTGGCCCAGGAGGACGTGAATATGCTGACGTACTACGTGCCAGCCATGGGCCCAGCACCGCGCTGGTGCTCCTTCCTTGATAATCTCACCGAGGAGATCGAGTCGGAGGTGGTGGAGAATGTCTACGATGACTACCAGTTCGTTACGGCTAAGGAGCTGGCAGAACTGGGAATGGAACATCTTGTTGGCAGCAATCTGCTGAAGGGTTACATGCACGGATACTTTATGGACGCTCGGTTATACAACAAAGCCAAGGCAGTGGTGGAACCCTTTGCCTTCGATCGTTTCCGCAAGGACAAGATCCGGCAGGAGATCGAGAGTGAGCGAAAGTCGCGGCTACAAATTGAGTCCAAGCTGCCCAAGGTCAACAAGGAATTGGCCCTCAAAATCATGGACGAACAAGCGAATCCCTCCAACAGTGCCAAGCAACGCAATGTTCCCAATCTTCTGGAGGATACCCGTTTCAAGGCCATGTTCGAGAACGCTGACTTTGCAGTTAATAAAGAGGCTGAGGAGTATCGTCTCCTGGCTCCGGTTCTCAATCGTCTCGATAAATCCAAggccaaggagctgaagaAACGTGTGGAGGTGGCCCGCGTGGCCGAGTTGCATGCTGACGAGGCCCAGCCGAGAGAAGAAAGCGACAATGATGAGGATCTGTTTGGCTTCGAGAAGAGCGACGGCGAGAAGAGCGAGGACAGTGCTGACGATGCCTCCTCCGACGATGACGACAGAAGGGAGTACGTGAAGGAAATGAAGCAGGCCTACAAGCAGGTAAAGCGAACTCGCGACGAAGAAGAAGACGAGGAGTTGGAAGAGAATGGAGACCATAAGCAACATGAAGAGACGCCAGGAAGTGGAACAAGACCTCTGACCAATGGACACAGTAGGGCTCCTCCTCCAACAAATGGCACGATCAACCGCTTCACCATGACGGCCCTGGACAAGCATCAAAGCGGCAGTGCGATGCAGCAGCGCATCAAGCAGGCCAGCCTTCAGGATCGTGTACGCGTAATGTCTCAGCTGGAGGGGCAGGTGACCAATGTGGGAAGGTCACTTGGCAATCGTCAAATGACATTCGAGGTGAATAAGCAAAAGAAGTCACAGTTCCATGCCAAAAAACGCGAGGCAGCACTGAAAAAACATCGCGAAGAGCGGAGGAGCATCGTTAGACCCATCAAATCCCTTCGTCTGAAGAAGGTAAACTTTAAGTAG
- the Rab14 gene encoding ras-related protein Rab-14 isoform X2, with product MSKVWSVVNKMHERIDYLIEKCPNMTAAPYNYNYIFKYIIIGDMGVGKSCLLHQFTEKKFMANCPHTIGVEFGTRIIEVDDKKIKLQIWDTAGQERFRAVTRSYYRGAAGALMVYDITRRSTYNHLSSWLTDTRNLTNPSTVIFLIGNKSDLESTREVTYEEAKEFADENGLMFLEASAMTGQNVEEAFLETARKIYQNIQEGRLDLNASESGVQHRPSQPSRTSLSSEATGVKDQCSC from the exons ATGAGCAAAGTGTGGAGTGTGGTGAACAAGATGCACGAACGCATCGACTACCTTATAGAAAAAT GTCCCAACATGACTGCTGCGCCGTACAACTACAACTATATCTTCAAATACATCATCATTGGTGACATGGGCGTGGGAAAGTCCTGCCTGCTGCACCAGTTCACCGAAAAGAAAT TCATGGCAAACTGCCCGCACACGATCGGCGTGGAGTTTGGCACACGCATCATCGAGGTAGACGACAAGAAGATCAAGCTACAGATATGGGACACGGCGGGCCAGGAAAGATTCCGCGCCGTCACACGGTCATATTACAGAGGAGCAGCCGGTGCCCTCATGGTCTATGACATCACCAGACG ATCGACGTACAATCACCTGAGCAGCTGGCTCACCGACACGCGCAATCTCACCAACCCCAGCACTGTGATCTTTCTCATTGGTAACAAGTCGGATTTGGAAAGCACTCGCGAGGTTACCTACGAGGAGGCCAAGGAGTTTGCCGACGAGAACGGTCTGATGTTTCTCGAAGCGAGTGCAATGAC TGGCCAGAACGTGGAGGAGGCATTTCTTGAGACAGCAAGAAAGATCTATCAGAACATCCAGGAGGGACGACTCGATCTAAATGCCTCCGAGTCCGGAGTGCAGCACCGACCTTCGCAGCCGTCACGGACTTCGCTGAGCAGCGAGGCCACGGGTGTCAAGGATCAGTGCTCGTGCTAA
- the Rab14 gene encoding ras-related protein Rab-14 isoform X1: MTAAPYNYNYIFKYIIIGDMGVGKSCLLHQFTEKKFMANCPHTIGVEFGTRIIEVDDKKIKLQIWDTAGQERFRAVTRSYYRGAAGALMVYDITRRSTYNHLSSWLTDTRNLTNPSTVIFLIGNKSDLESTREVTYEEAKEFADENGLMFLEASAMTGQNVEEAFLETARKIYQNIQEGRLDLNASESGVQHRPSQPSRTSLSSEATGVKDQCSC, translated from the exons ATGACTGCTGCGCCGTACAACTACAACTATATCTTCAAATACATCATCATTGGTGACATGGGCGTGGGAAAGTCCTGCCTGCTGCACCAGTTCACCGAAAAGAAAT TCATGGCAAACTGCCCGCACACGATCGGCGTGGAGTTTGGCACACGCATCATCGAGGTAGACGACAAGAAGATCAAGCTACAGATATGGGACACGGCGGGCCAGGAAAGATTCCGCGCCGTCACACGGTCATATTACAGAGGAGCAGCCGGTGCCCTCATGGTCTATGACATCACCAGACG ATCGACGTACAATCACCTGAGCAGCTGGCTCACCGACACGCGCAATCTCACCAACCCCAGCACTGTGATCTTTCTCATTGGTAACAAGTCGGATTTGGAAAGCACTCGCGAGGTTACCTACGAGGAGGCCAAGGAGTTTGCCGACGAGAACGGTCTGATGTTTCTCGAAGCGAGTGCAATGAC TGGCCAGAACGTGGAGGAGGCATTTCTTGAGACAGCAAGAAAGATCTATCAGAACATCCAGGAGGGACGACTCGATCTAAATGCCTCCGAGTCCGGAGTGCAGCACCGACCTTCGCAGCCGTCACGGACTTCGCTGAGCAGCGAGGCCACGGGTGTCAAGGATCAGTGCTCGTGCTAA